DNA sequence from the Malus domestica chromosome 11, GDT2T_hap1 genome:
GGTCatgtttaataatttaatatgaTACAAATACACCTGGAAAATAGTTTTGAGTTAAACGAGTCAATTTTGTGATGGGTTGACACGGTTCCGCACGATAGtcacatttttaaaatttttattttattttaatgagGACGTTGAAGGATTAGGAGAGTCGAACTACCCATAAGGCTTGTCAAACTATAAAAGTAGGTTACTTACATCCCACTCAGAGCGATTAGAAAGGGCTAGCTTCCCGATAGAACGACCCCCTTGTCCCCCATCTCTATGTTGTATATACTTCCAATTTTTTGGATGCATTTCTTTCGTGGAATAtgtaagatttttattttattttatactgaACTTGatattgttttgtttagttgatAAGAAAGAAAATGGTCAAACGAGACACAACGCTTTAAACTTGCAAATGAGTTTGTATTTACATATTTGAATACGATAAGTTAATGGGTTAGGTTTAAATTTAGTATAATTTCCCGTCACATAGCTGAACTCCTCTCTATCCACAATACGTATCAAAACCATTGTCCATTCCACTgcaaaatatatgaaaagagAGAAATGTCAGCATATTATGAAACTGCAAAACGACACAATCTTTTTTCGTATGCAAATGTCAGCTGTAATTTCATACCTGATGAATTCATGAGCATTAGCCAGACTTGCAGCCCTCTTTATCTTAGATTATTTTGCATTCTGTTTACCGTATTCGATATTTTCGAGGACAGTTCCAGCGAAAAGAGTAGGCTCCTGACTGACCAATGCAATATGTGACCTCAATATCCTTAATTTATAGTTCTTGACATCCTGCTCATCTATGCATACCGTTCCCTTCATTGGATCGTAAAACCTCTCAATGAGTCCAATGATGGTGGATTTTCCAGAACCGATCCCCCCAACTAACGCCACTGTCTTGCCTGCGTCGATTCTGAGGGTCAATCCCTTAAGGATCATCTAGTCAGGTCTTGTTGGatacaaaaagaaaacatttctGAACTCAGCCTGACCCTTTATCCTCCTCTTGATTTCCAAACCCCATTGGTTATTCGAATCAATCTCACTTTTCCTGTCTAACATTTCAAAAACTGATTGAATGGCACTGTTTCCTTTAGATAGATCAGAAGTCATGCTTCCGGCATTTGCAATGATATAAGCGGTGAATAGCAGTATCAAACATGCCTGGAAAAGTTCCTTTGAAGTTATCAACTCGTCCACCAGTAGCCTCCCACCATACCAGTATGCTAAGAAAACGAGGGACAAGACTCTTGATTGTCACTTAATTTCAGATTTGTCCTGGAGGAAGTAGACTGATATAAGTGATCCAACACAGTAGGCGTTTATAGGTTGCACTGCCCCCGAATATATTGCACCCAAGCATCCGAGTAAGGCTTGTCCCCATTCTGGTGCATTCATTTTCAGCAGGCACCATTGGGACGGAGGAGTATAATTGGGGCACTTGGTGTCTTCATCGTCAATTTCGTCATCAGGATCGTATTGGACAGAGAATGAGTAGGGTGTTCCCATGGACATAGACATTGTTTTGGGGTTGAAGGCTGGAGAATGAGTAACTGATCTGAAACTAATGGGGCTTGGTGTAACACTCCTCCTACGGTGAGGCTTTTCTTATATTTGAGAACTGAAATCATCAGAAACCTTGTTTTGGGCCGCCGTGTGCTGCATTTGTACCATCTTGAAGTATTCGCCTCCCTGTTCTCCCTTCTTTTGCATTAGCTGATTGTGTGAGCCTGACTCAACTACTTTCCCGGCTTGAATTACAAAATCAAGTCTGCTGTTCGGATTGTAGACAGGCGGTGGGCAATGATGATTGTTGTCCTCCCTTTTGATGCCTGATCAGTTGCCTCCTGCACTACTCTTTCGGACTGCGCATCCAGTGCACTAGTTGCCTCATCAAGAAGCAGGATTTTAGGATCCCTAAGCAGAGCACGCGCAATGGCAATTCGCTGCTTTTGCCCACCAGACAGTTGGAATCCAGATTGACCAGCCTGGGGAAACCATAAAAATGATGTTATGAGCAGTAATCATGTGACAAGATACTTTCAAAGAAGTTCATATCAGGTCAATTTGtacagttaattttttttttttattaccataACATTATTGAAATATAATTCAAGGCTTAAGAACTAAGCATGGAAACCAAAATAGATTCCAAGAATGGAAGATAGCATACTTGAGTTTCATATCTGTCTGGTAACTTAACGATGAAGTCATGTGCGTTTGCAGCTTTAGCTGCGATTATTACTTCTTCCATTGATGCCACTTCCTTTCCGAAAAGTATGTTCTCTTTCAAGAAAGTTGCAAACAGAACAGGTTCTTGATTAACTAGACCGACCTGAGATCTCAACCATTTTGCCTGAAGTCTTCAAATTTTGTGTCCATCCAGAAGAATTTCTCCTTCAATAGGGTCATAAAATCTTTCGAGCAATGCAATGGTGGTTGACTTTCCAGAACCACTGCCCCCAACTAGACCTGCACTTTTACCAGCCGAAATCTTAAGACTCAAGCCTTGTCAGACCGTGGTATCAGGTCTCAACGGGTAATTGAAATAAATGTCTTGGAATTCTGTTTCTCCTCTGACATGTGACAAAGCCTTCCGTTTTTTATCTTCAGTGTCAATACTAGGAACACGATCAATCATTTCAAGGATTCGAGTTGTAGCTGCTAATGCCTCGGTGATGGCAGTTAGGTTTGGGAGTGCACTTAAAATACTCCTGCCATAGCAAAGCTAGATTATAAGTTCAAGATCAAAAGTGAACTATTGAAATGAAATGCAGTGTTAAATTAACTCACATGCCTCCCATGAGGACATTGGAACCGGCTACAAAAACATGCCCGCCATCTTCGCCTTTCTGAGTAACCAAATAAGTCCCGACCCAAGCCTGAAAACCCCAACCGATATAGATGATTCCCATGCTTCCCATCAGCAATCCCTTTACCAAACCTACCTTTATTCCAAGTTCAGTAACTGTCTGAAGTGCAGTGCTGAACCTATTTAGTGTTTGGTTCTCTCCAACGTATGAGTACACGGTTCTTACTGAAGAAATTGCTTGTTCAGCAAGTCCCCCAGCTACTCCATAAGCTTCAATCCCTTTCATTACCAACCCGATCAGGATCTTTCCGAATACAAGTCCCGGAGCCATGATCATGACTGAAATCGGCATAGCTGCCAACGTCAGCCTCCATGACAGCTTGAAGGCAAAAATATGGCAGAAAAAGAAAGTTGACATGTAAGTCAAGCAGTCAGGTATCTGCATCAAAGAAAACATCAAACATTTAATTTATCGCCAGCGTCATGcgcattttcttcaattcagtGCAGGAAAATGTTGTTTTCGTAGAGCTTTTCATTTTTAGTTggatttatgatgaaattaacTCTTACCTTCTTGCACAAGGAAACTTGGACTGCAGTGGCATCGGAGGAGATGATTGAGATAACTTGGAATGTTGTTGAAGAACTAGCAGTCTGAGTGTCAAAGAAGGAAACTTCTCGTCTAAGAACAGATTTCAGATAttcaattcccattttagaAGTCTGTCTCTCCGCTGTTCGTGTCCAACATAAAACTTCTGCAGACATAGTAATCACCACAAAAGGATTAGGTTCAATCTTTcattctttccttcaagcaagAAAACTCAAGACAGATTATTGGAAAAAGTTGCAGATAACCCGAAAAGTAGTAATTACTAACTAACGTTCAAATTTATGTACCAACAAATGCTGCTAATCCAACTCCAATTGCAACATAGAATAACCTGAGTGCAAACTgggaaaaaagagaaagaaaaaaaagaaaaaaagaatcaaaAGTAGCAAGTGCTGCAAATATTCAACACAGCGAAATGTACTGCAAGAATTGCTGAGAAAATTTACCATGCTTAATTACCTTGTCCACATCTGCATTTGTCACCTGACTCTTGCCATAAGAATTAATAACCTCACTAAGAACATAAATCATGAGAGGGTTCAGCAACCCGTCACCGATGCTGCCTAACGTCCCGAAGAACATCAACAACTTATTGGTGCCATCGGCGTATCGAAACATGCTTTTTTTGAGCCCCATTTTTGTTGCAGGATTTGAAACGTTACAACTTTCAAAGCTCTCGAGTTTTATACAGCTTCATCACCTATTTAACCACAGATATAAAGAAGAAAGATTTATAATGCGTAATATAATGTGTAATTTAATTTGGCAGCTTGTTAtctgttatattttttttattttttaaacaagcCGGCAGTCCCATCCTGTACGTTGGTAAGCAATGAATGTTTGTTGGTATAGTTCCAATtagtttgtttgtaccatacttgatcaattccgaaactactgagcaccggtcaacgttataccgtcaaggacccagaagagtttccttccaaccaggaggccaatcacagcgcgacatgtgtcgacatcaaaagccaatcatagcgcgacacgtgtcaacatcagaagccaatcacaacacgacacgtgtcaatgtcagaatgaaactagaaactctcttctataaatagagattattctctcacaatatttcctaatgtcatttgtactaaatcattcactagtactcacaaaaggagagcttgaacctatgtacttgtgtaaaccctttacaattaatgagaactcctctactctgtggacgcagccaatctgggtgaaccacgtacatcttgtatttgcttccttgtctctgtccatttacatacttatccacaatagtgaccagagcaatctagcgaaggtcacaaacttaacactttctgttgtaccaaagtcctcactgattttgtgcatcaacatttggagcatctgtgggaacgacacttattcccactctcttcagctttgccaagttggtttccaccatttgtacactctcATTTGACCAGACATCcttttccaacatggggagcaaaggaagccacaacatacaaaatgacacccctcttgcacctagtgcgaagcaacgaaagaatgaaggaaagaaggttgctcttcaagctaaagtcgatgagctagaagctcagaacaataagatagcaatgaagaataaggtcctccaggagtagtatgagaagttttttgagacgctccatgaaactaggcgtacgcaaacacgcgagctcgttgcccctgtggacatcaaccatcatctgggtgccccctaacatggagggtcacctcccttcgacatgggtatccttgatgaggagtgagctaatcattaaaacattgatcaacatgagacttctctcaacccagatgcttcgacccgaagtagaagaagtgaaGGAAGACACcccattgcagaagggttggaaggatcgaaagccgtttatcgtgattgCCAAGACTTCATAAAGCAAGGtcaagagaatcccctccacatatgctcgaagatcaatgacccaagggtttctaaaagactcggtcccctcccacgacccaggccagctgccaatctagggaaggaactacaggtcccagaggaacatgaaggtacaagggactttgaggtattccgacagactcgccctagacgtcagtacggcgagtccaagaaaaaaccacacgtccttgctcaaactttcctacttccaagaggcgatggagacttacgaaagaaaattccagtggtacatgactccactcagaaCCCCCTTGTCtaacagctccttgaggaaataaacaagttgaaggccgaacgtcaggccgagatacttgactggaaccaacctaggcctggccctctcacaagaagaatcctcgacacccccttcaagcgaagacaaaacaaaggcttggtttacaactctatattggaagggatgacccacttgaacaccttaaccttttttagtccaccatggcatatcagatgcacaccgatgaAAAGCGATGTCTTTTCTTCCCTTCCAACCTCTCTGGCAAAGCTCTAAActagtattgccgtcttccacctgagacagtagactcatttgagaaattgaggaaactgtttgtctctcaacacatcttcaagaccgatcacttgcattctgcagatgacttataCATTATTCGCTAGAaaccggacgagtcactacgagagtatgtcggtcacttcagccatgagtattctcgctgtgctgaggtagatgacaagaccaccttcaaggccttcacggcaggcttacgtgattgtttcttcaagtacatgatcaatgccaacacttggaagacttactctaaggtgatggcATAAgtttacaaccacgcctccaccgaagcaaggacataccaagggaacccccatatggttaacccctatcaacaacaattctcaaaagcttcacacactcttgattaagacagtgtgaagcaaaaccaatttatggtgccaacaagagcttcatcaaaggagttcaaccacaattctcaaaagcttcacacactcttgatcaagacagtgtgaagcaaaaccaatttatggtgccaacaagagcttcatcaatggaggacaaccacaattctcaaaagcttcacacacgcttgatcaagatagtgtgaagcaaaaccaacaatggtgccaacaaaagcttcatcaaatgagttcaaccacaattctcaaaagcttcacacactcttgattaagacagtgtgaagcaaaaccaatttatggttcattcaaaccttcgactactacaaggtgtggcttgcatcacaatctcttgctcaacagtgtggaagcaaaatttgtatatgttgtctctcccacattttcaaatttctagtttccaaaaaaaaaaaaaagggaaattcaacaaagcttcatcaatggaggacaactataaattctcaaaaacttcacactatcttgatcaagatagtgtgaagcaaaatcaattcgtggtacccaataaagctttaccaacaaaagcttcatcaatggaggacaactacaaattctcaaaagcttcacactatcttgatcaagatagtgtgaagcaaaatcaattcatggtacccaacaaaagtttcaactccaaagcttcacctgcaaaacttcaactccaaagcttcacctataaaagcttcacccacaaaagcttcacccacaaaagcttcccgcaccacaaaagcttcacccaccataaaagttttacccacaaaagcttcctccaccacaaaagcttcaccaataaaagcttcaccaacaaaagcttcacccaccacaaaagcttcacccacaaaagcttcacccataaaagcttcaccaacaaaagcttcacccacaaaagtttcaacacaaaagcttcacctacaaaagtttcacactatcgtgatcaagatagtgtgaagcaaaatcaattcatggtacccaacaaagtttcaacctcaaagcttcacctacaaagctccaacaccaaagcttcacctacaaaactttaaaaatatatatgtatatatgtatatatatttcggaaattcaaaaattcgaaaattcaaaaattcgaaaaatttcaaaaaaaaaaaaattgcctaggcctcctcttctttgggcctaacaactttcataacaaatatacatGAAGaaagagttttgggctaccacttagaaaggaaatgcctcattcgtcaactccctcaaccagagacttgggggactcctatcatatgctactgcaccttgatacttggaagtctcacaaccactcagtgacttggatttttcaagtctccaaacgagaagttttcctcaatcgggaaattaagggagcactacctcaacctacatgcttcactcataaagcttcaatatacaaacttcaacaaaaggaaaaattcaaagaatttagtgaagaaggtcttggtgtatttaacacaatacgttaaaatgaagcaaatcttgtttattgatatcttcgataagttacaaatatgtacatatacattaatcaaaataaacaaacaagagggagccttcacaaaggttgctcaggagaagtctcagcagtcgttagagccccagaaagagaaggcattagagggtgattattcggagcctcagtactaggaaGAACCCCATAAggatgaggcaccgaaggtttatcatttggagcttcattacgcggtacagccccagaagacgaaggcaataaatgcatttggaacaaacccacaaacctttgatgatcaagtaaaatctgaccatcagtttcctgcagctggtcgagcttcttcttcatgtttgtagtatagtcatgtgcgagcctgtgcagctatttattctcatgcttgagccatctgatctcatgtttgagacttatcacttcagctgccaattattcaacttggcgggttcgagcaaatagacgttgggccatattatacacagaacctgcacattgaacactgagagccagagaatccttaacagccaactcatcagaccgtttggaaagtagtctgttatctttgggagtgagaaggttcctggccaccaccgcagcggtcatattattcttcatcacagagtccccaacggtaagatgaccactaggggataagaaagattggtgccatatgttgtcttgagaaggcatgactgcctcttcaccaaagttcaagtcaaaacgacggtcggatgagccagacattctcagaaatgatgaaggagaaatgaggtgcaataaatctatgaagtaaagggaaaattcctacaagcaataactctctaaatgtacttcttgcacacaattggtgcctttataaaagaaatggcaacatggtcgttggtttaaaaatcgaagaggcaccactctccggattccgaagaggcaccactttcgacacgcaacatcagctccttggataccacagataactttgccaaagatctctaacaaagtttagacacataaattttgaaggtccagctaccctactattacccacaagggtaaaggaacagcattaCTGTTTGATAATAAGAAAGTCCCAatttgtgtcaacctccgtgctcggtggcaaggcagactggcaaaaatgcccaacctttactcatattcgagaaaacactcccaacaagattgtttgctcaaaaatcgaagaggaaccactttccgaatctcaagagtcagactcccaacaggattgctttctcaaaaatcgaagaggcaccgttctctgaatctcgagagtcagatccccgacaggattgcttgttcgaaaaccaaagaggcaccactctccgaactttgagagccagatttccttggataaagcttgtctgcaatcttcacacgcaacatcagttttccagataccacataccactttttcaaagtgctttgacaaagttaaaacatgtgaagcttacAGCTCTCACtatattgctatgaccaagaagggtaaaggaataacactactacttgttgttagagagactcctatatatattgacatccatcctccacagccaggcaaacctgcaaataaaaaaaaatgctcaacttttcttcacatccgagagggcactctcaacagagtctctcaaaatactcagcttcttttcctcccgataatacctctgcaaacaagccacaccagagcaagagtatctcatatcatcagggttaaaagcaagagtatcctatatcatgctttttccctgtcttttcctttggccttgttcttacctgcaagacaaggagaaagaaagcaatcagtcaacacttggaatcaagcttccagtcaggaactgactgcctgaaaccccttgcctaattacttacctggcattgctctcgagtactcatcttcaacatcttatacttCCAGAGaggataccacatctgcctgaggaacaaatagggcaagtgagaaggatacaaggaagcatgtggagacaagcgtaacagaacacgtgccgacaCATCCACTAAtttgtcaatagcaaaagtatctcatatcatcagggtcgaacgtactctagatttgatggatttgttttgaccctcaaattcttgaatcagccttatactctgaaggaaaccagaaaaccctccagcccagttcaagaataagcctgtggaaagttacttcttcaaaagaaaaagtatctcatatcatctcttctccatttgcttctcattatccttgttgctgtttacgtcacagggagaaagagaacaatcaaccggaagccgaagtcgaacctccaatccaggttgcttgcttgcttggaagtctgattgcttaccttgtctgttacctcattcagcaaatctcttagctcggcgacttaggggactcctactatagggtttgtatcgcacttgaccaagcccgaaactacaagtaagcttcaagtgaaattgatacattaccttgtgcatcttcatcggttaaagataccacccatggatggaggaaaagtacttccagagaagatgtcacatttacatatgagacagataaggcaagtgaaaatgataccacactttggtacttagaagtttcgtgattactcaatagcttgtattttgcaagtccccaaccgaggagcttccctcactcgggaacttaggggagcactctTTGTACCATACTTTTTCAATTCCGAAACTACTAAgtaccagtcaacgttataccgtcaagaacccagaagagtttccctcaaaccaggaggccaatcacagtgcgacacttgtcgacatcagaagccaatcatagcgcgacacatgtcaatatcagaagccaatcacaacacgacacgtgtcaatgtcagaatgaaactagaaactctcttctataaatagagatcattctctcacaatatttcctaatgtcatttgtactaaatcattcactagtactcacaaaaggaaagcttgaacctatgtacttgtgtaaacccttcacaattaatgagaactcctttactctgtggacgtagccaatttgggtgaaccacgtacatcttgtgtttgcttccctatctctatccatttacatacttatccacactagtgaccggagcaatctaacgaaggtcacaaacttaacactttctgttgtaccaaagtcctcactgattttataCATTAACATAGTTCATAATCCAAGGCTTAATTTGTCTTCATGCATTCATTCAACATGATAAGAAATATTCCACTTGAGAGTTGCTGAATTTGAAAATTACATATTAGACTTTTGTTCCCTGGAGTTTTAAATTTGACCAACTATGGCCCTATAGTCTacttatttttgaaattttggttcTGTAGTTTGCTTACTTTACAATTTCGGTCCCAACCGTTAACTCCCTTAGAATCAACAACGAAAGTTGGATGTGACAAGATGTGTGTGTATCGTGTATGAGCATCTTTGACATTTTGGAATGCATCATGGAGAGGCTGAAATGCTTCCGTAAGTCTTCCCGACCTCCGGAAGGGATGGATAACCATAGCTTGCCACCAGTTGtcatcttttaaaaaaaaaaaaaaaactttgtgaGAACATGCTTGAATTGTCATTCCAGAACCCTAAAGCCCCATGTTATGAGCATGAAAATCTGTGTTTTCTAACGTGGAACAACACACTTGGGATGTTGAAAATGGTCACGCAGGTAGAACATCATATTTCTATCTTCAATTCTATTGGGGTAAGCCATTGGGGATCACAACTGT
Encoded proteins:
- the LOC103423015 gene encoding ABC transporter B family member 15-like; this encodes MGLKKSMFRYADGTNKLLMFFGTLGSIGDGLLNPLMIYVLSEVINSYGKSQVTNADVDKFALRLFYVAIGVGLAAFVEVLCWTRTAERQTSKMGIEYLKSVLRREVSFFDTQTASSSTTFQVISIISSDATAVQVSLCKKIPDCLTYMSTFFFCHIFAFKLSWRLTLAAMPISVMIMAPGLVFGKILIGLVMKGIEAYGVAGGLAEQAISSVRTVYSYVGENQTLNRFSTALQTVTELGIKVGLVKGLLMGSMGIIYIGWGFQAWVGTYLVTQKGEDGGHVFVAGSNVLMGGM